The Streptomyces sp. NBC_00102 genome segment CGGCAGACACGCCGATCCGACCCGCCTCGTCGTCCTCGCGGGCGTGCAGGGGGACGTGTTGCGCGTGAGCGTATGCGACGACGGGCGCGGGCTGCCGGAGGGCACGTCCCTCGAAACCTTGCGGAGAGCGGGGCACTTCGGCCTCGTCGGCATGGTGGAGCGCGCGGCTTCCATCGGTGCGCTGATCCGCATTGGTCAGGGTGAGTCCGCGCAGGGCACCGAAGTGCGCCTCGACCTGCCGCTGGCTGCTCTCGGTTCCGCGGAGACCCTTCCCGGGCAGGAACGGCCGAAGCCGAAGCCCTTCCCGTCCGCACCCTCCACCCCCACACGCGAGAACTTCTGAGAGGAGGTCGCAGAATGCCGGAGAACGTACACCGGGTGACGGGACCGTCGGGCCCCAGCCGCGGATCGGATCACCTCGAGGCAGCCGGTCAGGTCCGCAGCGCCCAGGCAGCCCCGGTCGGAGAGCGGTTCCCGACACCCGAGACCCCGCCCTCCCCGTTTCCCCCGCTTCCCACCACCTCGCCCGCCCTTCTGAAGGTCGTGGTGGCCGACGACAATCCGGTCGTCCGGGCCGGCCTCAAAGCCCTCTTCTCGGGCCGGTCCGACATCGAGGTGGTGGCTGAGGCGACGGACGGACGACAGGCGTACGACGCGGCACTGCTCCACCGCCCGGACGTAGTCCTGTTGGACGTGCGGATGCCGGGCGTGGACGGCATATCCGCTCTGCCGCACCTGGTGCCGATCTCTCCGGTCCTGATGCTGACGTACAGCCGGGAGAGCGAGATCGTTCAGGAGGCGCTCCGTCTGGGTGCGAGCGGGTACCTGGTGCACGGCGAGTTCAGTGCCGACCTGCTCGTACAGGCCGTCCGTGACACGAAGGACGGCCGGGCCCACTTCACCGCTACGGCGACCGACGCGTTACTTGCCCACGTGCGTCGGGGGACTCCCGGGCACGCGGGCGAACTTCCCGAAGGGCTGGGTACAGCCCTTGCCTCGGGGATCTCGTCCCGCGGCGGTTCTCGCGCCGTGCCCGCCGGGTCCGAGCCCGACCTTCCCGAGGTCCGGCGGAGGCAGGAGTTGTCACCGGAAGGGGTTTCGCAACTGCAACCGAATGTGGGACAGTCGGCCGTAGGCGGTAGTTCGACGGGACCGGTGAACCGTCAGCGTTTCGCCTTGAGTTCGCGGGAGGTGGAGATCATGGAGCTGATCGCGAGCGGAATGAGCAATCAGCAAATCGCTGCCACGTGCTTCATCAGCGAGAAGACCGTGAAGAACCACATCAACCGCATCTTCACGAAGCTGCACAGCAGTACCCGCAGCGAGGCCATAGCCCGCTGGCTGGGTACAGCACCTTCGGTGGTCCCGGGTCCTCAGGGGGATCGGTAGCCATGGGCGGCAGGGTGATCGAGGCTCGGGGAGCCGAAGGGGCGCATGGGCGACGCGAACGCAACAACACCGGCCGGAATGGGGTTTGGGCCCGGGATTGGGTCCTGGGGCCCTCCGGTGAGGAGGTCTCGCCGTCGTATGTTCTCCATGCCGCGCAAGGCCCCGGCCAGGAGGAAGCCGGTACCGGAAGCGGCACCACGGGAACGCTCGAGTCGGCCGACAATCGGTCGGCCGGACCAGGAGGGGACCACCATGTCGAACATCACCCTGAAGACTGCCGTCCGTGTCAACGGCTGGGCCAATACCGCGGTCTCCGCGATCCAGAAGCGCTACGCGGCGCGGGACCGGGGACAGACGGCCTTCGAGTACCTCGGCATCATCCTGGTGGTCGTGGCGATCATCGGCGCGATCGTGGCGACCGGGATCGGTGGCGCGATCTCGGAGCGCATCAAGGGCCTGGTCACGTCCATCACGACCAAGTGACCGCACGGCTGCGGCTGGACCGAGGGCAGGCCTTCCCCATCTACGTCATGATGGTGGCGGGCCTGCTCTTCCTCGCGTTGGCCTTCTTTGCTGTCGGCAAGGCCTCGGCCCTCCGCAACGGTGCTCAAGGGGCGGCGGACGCGTCCGCGCTGGCGGCGGCGCAGACCGCACGTGAGCAGTTCGAGGCCCCCTTCATCGCCGCCCTCTGGACCGACTCGATCGACGTGTTCCTTCAGGCGTCCCCCTTCTACGCCGCGTGCGGCGCTGCCCAGGGATTCGCCTCCGACAACGACGCCGACCTCAGGAGTTGCATCCCGGAAGAGGGCGGTCACCGTGACACGATCACCACGGAGGTGGAGGGACGTGACACGGTTGACTCGTCGGTGATCCCGGGGTCCGACAAGACGCGGGCCACGGCGGAAGCGACTGCCATCGTCGAGTTCCGCTGCGACTGGAAATCCGTCGACCTGAACGACGACGGGGTAAAGGACATCTACTTCTTCACCTGTGACGGCGGAAGGATGGCCGAAATCCGGCCAAGCAGCCCTCCGCCGTGGTCCAGCGTGAGCAAGATTCTCTTCGACGTGCACTTGGTCGACAAATGACAGCGAACGACGAGTAGAGGGATCGGCCCATGAGCATTCGGCGCACCACGAGACCCCAGAGGGTGATGATGACTGTCGCGATGTCCGCGGCGGTCGCCCTCGCGCTCACCGGTTGTGGCGGGGACAGCGACGGTTCCGGCAGCGGAGCTGCCGGCACACCCTCGGCATCCGCCAGCCCGGCTGCTGAGGACAAGGGGCAGCAGCAGCCGGACACGGCCGCTGGGGACCCGGTCGACCCGAATGTGAAGCTTGCCGAGGCCCAGGGAGAGGACGGCCTCACTCTGGTCGTCCATGAGGTGAAGCGGGACGCGGGCGGCTTCGTCACCGTGCAGGCCGAGATCAAGAACACCGGCAGCGAGACGCGCAATACCGCCGGATGGGGCGGTCAGGAACCCGCGATCGTCGCCAAGAACCCCAACTCGGTCGCAGGGGCGACCCTGGTGGACAAGACGGGCAAGAAGCGTTACTACGTCCTGCGGGACACCGACGCGCGATGCCTGTGCACCACCGCGATCGCGCCCCTGTCGCCGGGGGGATCCGCGTCCGTCTTCATGCAGTTCCCCGCGCCGCCCGACACGAGCAACGAAGTGGACTTCACCCTGCCCACGTTCGCCACCACCTCTCTGAAGATCTCTGGGTGAGCGGCGACATGACCACCACGCAGCGGCAGCGGCGCCGGAGCCACGCCGGAGCCACCATGGTCGTGGGGCTGATGCTCGTAGGTACCACGGCGTTTCTCGGTACCACCTCCTACGCCGACGACGGTCCCAGCACGCCCCCCGGCACCGAGGCCACCTCCGAGGCTCCCGTCCCCCTCGACGCCAACGACCCCGACCTCAAGATGCCCGAGGGCGGCACGCTCGCCCCCGGCAAGGTGCTCGACATCGTCCAGGTGGTCGAGGACCTGGGCGGCGAGGAGCGGCGGGAGGACTCGAACCAGTCCATCAAGTTCGCGCTCCAGGCCGAGGTGCTCTTCGGCAAGGACAGCGCGAAGCTGAGCCCGCAGGCGAACTCCCGGATCGAGGCCATCGCAGCGGAGATCAAGGCACAGAACGCCACCCAGGTACGGGTCTTCGGGTTCACCGACAACCTCGGCTCCTCGGCTCACGGCGACGTGCTCTCCAAGCAGCGCGCGGAGGCCGTGCACGCGGTGCTCTCGAAGCAGTTCGGCGCCGAGGTCACCTTCGAGATCCGCGGGTACGGCGAGCAGTACCCGATCGCGGACAACGGCACCGAAGAAGGCCGGAAGAAGAACCGGCGCGTGGAAGTCTCCTTCCCGCGCGGTACGACTTCCTGAAGCACCGGCCGACCTGCGGACCGGCCGACCTGCGGACCGGCCGACCTGCGGACCGGCCGACCGACCGACCGATGCGGCGGAGCCCGACCCGGGCTCCGCCGCATCGCGGTGGGTGCGGCTTCGGACGGCGACGCCCGCCCGAAAAGCCGTCCTGCGACAGCCCTACCGCTCGCCCCGGGCCCGCCAGTCGTGGCCGCCCGTCCGGCCGCCGCCGCTACGCCAGTCGTACGGATACGTGTACGGGGGCTCCGGCGCCGCGGCGCGCTCCTCCAGCAACCGGTCCACCACGACGCCCAGGACAGCACCGGCGGCGAGCGTGGCGACCGGCATCAGGACGCCCTCGATGCCCAGCGCGTCCAGGTTCCAGGGCATGGCGTCGCCGTACCGGTGCCCGTCCCCGTACCCGCGTCCGTAGCCCAGGCCGAGCACGACCGTCGGGGCGGTCAGGCAGCCGAGCGGGTACAGCAGCCGGGAGGCCCGGTGGCGCTCGGGGAGCGGCCGGGCCGCGGCCAGTACGGCAAAGGCGGCGACGGCGAGACCGGGCACGTGAAGCAGGCCGAGCCGCCAGGCGAAGCTCTCCATACGTTCCGGGGTGCCCAGTGTCGCGTCCACCGTCCGGTCGGCCAGGAAGCCGAGGGCCACGAACACGAGCGCGCCGGCCGCCCAGCTGCGGAACAGGGGGAGGAACCACCCGGCGCGCGGCCTCTGACGGGCTCCGATGCGTCCGGGGCCGGCGTCCTCGCGGTCCGCGCTCAGGTCTTCCTCCCCGCCGCTACCGCCCACGGTCCACCCCTCTCCCCGCGTACGTCCGTCGCCCCCCTCGGAGGGTAGGGCTCCCCGCCGTGCTCCGGCACGGGCCTCCGGCACCATTCGTGGGCCCAAGTGAGCAGTGCGAAATGCCTGTTGGTGGTGACTGTCGCAGCCGCGATCTGTGGGCCCCCGCTGAGCCCTTGGGCCCAAGACTCCACACCGGTAGGGGAGTTAGCGTCGGAGCCGTAGATCACGAGACTGCGATCCGGCACTTCCCCCACGGTGCCGGGCCGCGCGCCGACGGGAAGGCGGTTCCTGAACCGTGAAGGTGCTGGAGAGCGTGCGCAGCCTGGTCTTCCTGGGGAGCCTTCCGCAGGCCAGGGCCTTCGCCGCCACCTGCGCGGAGCGTGCCTCCGTCGTGCTGCTGCGATCCCTGGATCTGGCCGGCCGCACCGGCGATCTGGAGGCGTGCCGGGCCGCCGCGGACCTGCTCTGGAGTCCCCACCCGCAGTCTTCCGCCGCTGCCCCGGCGCCCGTACCCGACCTGCTCCGGCATCTGCACACGCTGCCCGAGCTGCACGGTCCCGGAGCCGTCGCCGGTCTCGACGTGCTGGCCAGGACCGGTGCCCGCGCGTTGTACTCCGCGCTGGTGCTCGCCGCCCGCCCGGACGGCCGCGGCGGACCGGGTGTGGCGGGTGGAGCGGTGGAACCGTCGTTCTTCGCACGGGACTTCGCGCGGGAGCTGTACTTTCATGGCGCGAAGCGGCTGCCGGCGGAGGAGGACGGTGCGCAGGACCGCGACGTGGCGCTGATCATGTCCTTGAGCGCCGCGGAGTTGTCCTCGTCGCTGCCCTCGCTCCGGGCGAAGGCGGCCGAGGAAGGGCGCTACCGACTGGTCCTGGCGGTCACCGGGTGCACTGCCGAGCCACCCGGGCCGGCGTTGGACCGGGCGAGGACCGGCCTGCGACACACCGCCTGACCCCCGTACCGTCCCCGCCGGGACGCCCGTCGCCCGTCCCGGCCTGCCCTCCACGTGCCACGGGATGCCGGACGTGCCCCCGGGTGAAACATGGAACGTGCAGGGTGGACGTACACGCGGGACAGGTACGCGGTGCGTGCACGTGGTTCGTGCACGCGGGACGGGCGCGCGGGACAGGTACGCGGGACGGACGCCGTGGACGGCGACGGGGCGCGGATGTTCCGGGCGGAGGACGGACGGTAGGCGATGCGAAGTCGGCTCGGGCGAGAGGCGGTTGCGCTGGTCTCCCTTGCGCTCTGCCTGGTGGTGGGGGCGTGTGCGCCCGGTGGCGAAGAGGCCGGTCGGGCGAGCGTGCCGCCGGGGATCACGAGAGGTGACCCGGCCCCCGCATCCCCCGCTCCGGCCTCCGTGGCCGCCACGCCGTCCGTTCCCGCGCTCGCGCCGCCTCCCTCGGGGAGGCCCACGGCCTCCCCGTCCGACATGGTGCTGAGGAGCGGCGAGTTGAAGGGATACGCGATCGCGCCCCTGCGGTACGAAGAGGCGCGGGGCGACGAGCGT includes the following:
- a CDS encoding pilus assembly protein TadG-related protein, with the translated sequence MTARLRLDRGQAFPIYVMMVAGLLFLALAFFAVGKASALRNGAQGAADASALAAAQTAREQFEAPFIAALWTDSIDVFLQASPFYAACGAAQGFASDNDADLRSCIPEEGGHRDTITTEVEGRDTVDSSVIPGSDKTRATAEATAIVEFRCDWKSVDLNDDGVKDIYFFTCDGGRMAEIRPSSPPPWSSVSKILFDVHLVDK
- a CDS encoding response regulator transcription factor encodes the protein MPENVHRVTGPSGPSRGSDHLEAAGQVRSAQAAPVGERFPTPETPPSPFPPLPTTSPALLKVVVADDNPVVRAGLKALFSGRSDIEVVAEATDGRQAYDAALLHRPDVVLLDVRMPGVDGISALPHLVPISPVLMLTYSRESEIVQEALRLGASGYLVHGEFSADLLVQAVRDTKDGRAHFTATATDALLAHVRRGTPGHAGELPEGLGTALASGISSRGGSRAVPAGSEPDLPEVRRRQELSPEGVSQLQPNVGQSAVGGSSTGPVNRQRFALSSREVEIMELIASGMSNQQIAATCFISEKTVKNHINRIFTKLHSSTRSEAIARWLGTAPSVVPGPQGDR
- a CDS encoding OmpA family protein; its protein translation is MTTTQRQRRRSHAGATMVVGLMLVGTTAFLGTTSYADDGPSTPPGTEATSEAPVPLDANDPDLKMPEGGTLAPGKVLDIVQVVEDLGGEERREDSNQSIKFALQAEVLFGKDSAKLSPQANSRIEAIAAEIKAQNATQVRVFGFTDNLGSSAHGDVLSKQRAEAVHAVLSKQFGAEVTFEIRGYGEQYPIADNGTEEGRKKNRRVEVSFPRGTTS